From a single Kryptolebias marmoratus isolate JLee-2015 linkage group LG17, ASM164957v2, whole genome shotgun sequence genomic region:
- the LOC108247061 gene encoding 7-methylguanosine phosphate-specific 5'-nucleotidase-like, whose amino-acid sequence MIPELSRSSVIIREFSRVKETLRAMQAAGAGSLQVIADFDSTLTRFAHNGAQVPNTHNILEKKWLVNEDCSEKVMELSNTYHPIEITTSLSMEEKMPHMVEWWTKIHELLIQQKVRKDLLSHAVKESSVILRDGYKVFFDCLLERQVPLLIFSAGVGDVLEEVIRQNHVFHPNIHVISNYMDFDHTGVLRAFKGQLIHSYNKHEAAQSHAAGLKELQGRPNVLLLGDSLGDLKMADGIAEPQNTLTIGFLNEQVEERKEAYVNSFDVVLVQDETLDVPNAILRYITSETRTE is encoded by the exons ATG ATCCCAGAGTTGTCCAGGTCCTCCGTGATAATTAGAGAGTTCAGCAGAGTGAAGGAGACGCTCCGCGCCATGCAGGCGGCAGGCGCAGGCAGCCTGCAG GTCATCGCCGACTTTGACTCGACTCTCACCAGATTTGCTCACAACGGCGCTCAAGTTCCCAACACCCACA ACATCCTTGAAAAGAAGTGGTTGGTTAACGAAGACTGCTCCGAAAAG GTGATGGAGCTGTCAAACACGTATCATCCCATAGAAATCACCACGAGCCTCAGTATGGAGGAGAAGATGCCTCACATGGTGGAGTG GTGGACGAAAATCCACGAGCTGCTGATTCAGCAGAAGGTCAGGAAGGATTTGCTGAGTCATGCTGTGAAGGAATCCAGTGTCATACTCAG AGACGGCTACAAAGTGTTCTTCGACTGCCTGCTGGAGCGCCAGGTTCCTCTCCTGATCTTCTCCGCTGGTGTCGGAGACGTGCTGGAGGAGGTGATCCGACAAAACCACGTCTTCCATCCCAACATCCACGTCATCTCCAACTACATGGACTTCGACCACACC GGGGTCCTGCGAGCCTTTAAAGGCCAGCTGATCCACTCCTACAACAAGCACGAAGCTGCACAGTCCCACGCCGCCGGGCTCAAAGAGCTGCAGGGTCGACCCAACGTCCTGCTGCTGGGAGACTCTCTGGGAGACCTGAAAATGGCCGACGGCATCGCTGAGCCCCAGAACACCCTGACCATTGGCTTCCTCAACGAACAG gtggaggagaggaaggaggcgTACGTCAACTCGTTCGACGTCGTGCTGGTGCAGGACGAGACGCTGGACGTCCCAAATGCCATCCTCAGGTACATAACCTCAGAGACAAGGACAGAATAA
- the klhl11 gene encoding kelch-like protein 11: MTVFGSLSTCFTHTYDFVPKVVQRFHLPLSFSFCVGMAEAAAAEAPEESGGGGQVTGDGEPEEAEEFTCSAHCSELSRRQNEQRKAGLFCDLTLLFSFGGASGPRVRSVPAHRSVLSAASQYFELLLGGQFSESRTGRVELKEWSSAAGPDPESVETVIQFMYTGEVRISAANVNEVLELADRFLLGQLKSFCGEFLVKNLSLSNCVAVHSLAHMYSLDQLALEAAETIRRNFNKSTCNEAFDTLPFHLVRNWLSDTEITVDSEQELFEVMVKWVRQNTKEREKYFEELFKLLRLPQISPSYLTCVVKKEPLVVNSAACQQLVLDAFEFHAVRSESLKSATPELCSSYTGAVQPRLGQNMDVIMVIGGVSEGGEYLSECVGYFVAEDRWVNLPHIHNYLDGHAISVTEGHVYVAGSMEPGFARMVERYNTSLNCWEQMSSLSTRKHSFGLTCVGDVLYGIGGHGNFSPGFKDVTAYKPELDQWVSLEPAPMILRDVKTVSVEDQYVYVMARTPVDIDHDDGLITVTACYDTESHKWQEVQSLPLLDNYSRFQMAVASTNFYHTASCCPKNYKVSHEDAQQKISRNISDDILNSLPSEVLGMEGAAICHLGDDIFIIGGWRNSNNLEKQYRKEAYRYCSERKCWTLLPPLPEPRCRAVACHVRIPYRYLHGCQRYPMPQNLARQQGHVRLMQHLRRRSLTVRRQLQAQIEC, from the exons ATGACAGTGTTTGGAAGTTTGTCGACGTGTTTCACGCACACCTATGACTTCGTCCCGAAGGTAGTCCAGAGGTTTCATTTACCTTTGAGTTTCTCCTTTTGCGTCGGAATGGCGGAGGCGGCGGCTGCAGAGGCGCCGGAGgagagcggcggcggcgggcaGGTAACAGGTGACGGCGAGCCGGAGGAGGCCGAGGAGTTCACCTGCTCGGCCCACTGCTCGGAGCTCTCCCGGCGGCAGAACGAGCAGAGGAAGGCGGGGCTGTTCTGCGACCTGACCCTGCTCTTCAGCTTCGGGGGCGCGTCCGGGCCGAGGGTCCGGTCCGTGCCCGCCCACCGCTCGGTCCTGTCCGCGGCCTCGCAGTACTTCGAGCTGCTGCTGGGCGGCCAGTTCTCGGAGTCCCGGACCGGCCGGGTGGAGCTTAAGGAGTGGAGCTCCGCGGCGGGGCCCGACCCGGAGAGCGTGGAGACCGTCATCCAGTTCATGTACACCGGGGAAGTCCGGATAAGCGCCGCCAACGTCAACGAGGTGCTGGAGCTTGCTGACAG GTTCCTGCTGGGGCAGCTGAAGAGCTTCTGCGGTGAGTTTCTGGTGAAGAACTTGAGCCTGTCCAACTGTGTTGCTGTGCACAGCCTGGCCCACATGTACTCCCTGGATCAGCTCGCTCTGGAAGCTGCAGAGACGATCCGAAGAAACTTCAACAAGAGCACCTGCAACGAGGCGTTCGACACTCTGCCGTTCCACCTGGTCCGCAACTGGCTGTCGGACACGGAGATCACAGTGGACTCTGAACAGGAGCTGTTCGAGGTTATGGTGAAGTGGGTCCGCCAGAACACAAAGGAGCGGGAGAAGTACTTTGAAGAGCTGTTTAAGCTTTTAAGGCTGCCGCAGATCTCGCCGTCCTACCTGACGTGTGTGGTGAAAAAGGAACCCCTGGTGGTGAACAGCGCCGCGTGTCAGCAGCTGGTGCTCGATGCGTTTGAGTTTCACGCCGTTCGCTCCGAGAGCCTCAAGTCAGCCACTCCGGAGCTCTGTTCCTCCTACACGGGCGCTGTCCAGCCACGCCTTGGGCAGAACATGGACGTGATCATGGTGATAGGGGGTGTTTCAGAGGGCGGGGAGTACCTCAGTGAGTGCGTGGGCTACTTTGTTGCTGAGGATCGTTGGGTCAACCTGCCGCACATTCATAACTACCTCGATGGTCATGCCATCTCGGTCACCGAGGGCCACGTGTACGTGGCGGGCTCCATGGAGCCCGGCTTTGCGAGGATGGTGGAGCGCTACAACACGAGCCTCAACTGCTGGGAGCAGATGAGCAGCCTGAGCACGCGCAAGCACTCCTTCGGCCTCACGTGTGTCGGGGATGTTCTCTATGGCATCGGCGGTCACGGAAACTTCAGCCCGGGCTTTAAGGACGTCACAGCCTACAAACCTGAGCTGGATCAGTGGGTTAGTCTCGAGCCGGCGCCGATGATCCTCAGAGACGTAAAAACAGTGAGTGTCGAGGATCAATATGTGTACGTGATGGCTAGGACGCCTGTAGACATAGACCACGATGATGGACTGATCACTGTGACGGCGTGCTACGATACAGAGAGTCACAAGTGGCAGGAAGTGCAGTCATTGCCTCTACTCGACAATTACAGCAGATTTCAGATGGCTGTTGCAAGCACGAATTTCTACCACACCGCTTCCTGTTGCCCTAAGAACTACAAAGTCTCACACGAGGACGCTCAGCAGAAGATAAGCCGAAACATCTCAGACGACATCCTCAACAGCCTCCCGTCAGAGGTCCTCGGCATGGAAGGCGCCGCCATCTGCCACCTCGGCGACGACATCTTCATCATTGGCGGGTGGCGGAACAGCAACAACTTGGAGAAGCAGTACCGAAAGGAGGCATACCGTTACTGCTCGGAGAGGAAGTGCTGGAcgctgctgccgccgctgccCGAGCCGCGCTGCCGAGCGGTGGCCTGCCACGTTCGCATCCCGTACAGGTACTTGCACGGCTGCCAGCGCTACCCCATGCCGCAGAACCTGGCTCGCCAGCAGGGCCACGTGCGGCTGATGCAGCACCTCCGTCGGCGTTCCCTCACTGTGAGGAGACAGCTGCAAGCTCAGATCGAGTGCTGA